A single region of the Chryseobacterium sp. 6424 genome encodes:
- a CDS encoding nucleotidyl transferase AbiEii/AbiGii toxin family protein — MIKPGEIQKRANQVGVRDQQIEKDYLLSWILWGIANHEQLAKMLVFKGGTVLKKVYFEDYRFSEDLDFTLLDNDITNEQIFNWFKETFEEIKDEANIPLEIIDDNEHEDGGINFYIGYVGPLGGFGNNKKVKVDISRSEKLEFEPLVKKVFIEYSDLEDYELLCYPLEELLVEKLRCIMQRTQPRDYYDIWYLVEVEEMNVEYFTNEFRNKCLSKELKPEDFHNKLEQKLPQYKARWQKSMSDQIKDLPDFEQVEREVSRKIKNWMK, encoded by the coding sequence ATGATCAAGCCAGGCGAAATACAAAAGAGAGCAAACCAAGTCGGAGTTCGCGACCAGCAAATCGAAAAAGACTACCTACTATCTTGGATCCTTTGGGGTATTGCAAATCACGAACAACTAGCAAAAATGCTGGTTTTCAAAGGCGGAACCGTATTAAAGAAAGTATATTTTGAAGACTATCGTTTCTCAGAAGATTTAGATTTTACATTGTTGGATAATGACATAACAAATGAGCAAATTTTTAACTGGTTCAAAGAAACTTTCGAAGAAATTAAGGATGAAGCCAATATTCCATTGGAAATAATTGATGATAACGAGCATGAAGATGGAGGGATTAACTTTTACATTGGTTATGTTGGTCCTTTAGGCGGTTTTGGAAACAATAAAAAAGTAAAAGTAGACATTTCAAGAAGTGAAAAGTTAGAATTTGAACCTTTAGTAAAAAAGGTATTCATAGAATATTCTGATTTAGAAGACTATGAACTTTTATGTTATCCTTTAGAAGAGCTTCTGGTTGAAAAATTGCGATGTATTATGCAACGTACTCAACCAAGAGACTATTATGACATTTGGTATTTAGTAGAGGTGGAAGAAATGAATGTAGAATATTTTACAAATGAGTTCCGGAACAAATGCTTGAGCAAAGAATTAAAGCCGGAAGATTTCCACAATAAATTAGAACAAAAATTACCACAATATAAAGCCCGTTGGCAAAAATCTATGAGTGACCAAATCAAAGATTTACCTGATTTCGAACAAGTTGAAAGAGAAGTCAGCAGAAAGATTAAAAATTGGATGAAATAA
- a CDS encoding DUF4365 domain-containing protein — protein MAKIVSSQHITGEKGVVKFSSFCVNHSPYLIFREESKNDFGIDGEVELTSVNEDNKIEATGQILKIQLKSTVKGGSYIVDENDDFFKFVAQKNDIDYWNKHVLSVILVVYIEREDKLYAKTVDKTLATNKNSLKISFDKKLNLLTERQTILSEAINQSFVNRVQFGTREKIFSNIFSIEFPKFIYKYDCKFKSNIDIYNIINEEGIDFPKFTIKSNFLYTFTDLKIISPTILEKLLNNKKSVETNVPLRFIQSKKENRNIVTEIVNSIQ, from the coding sequence ATGGCAAAAATTGTAAGTTCACAGCATATCACGGGAGAAAAAGGTGTAGTTAAGTTCTCATCCTTTTGCGTAAATCATTCTCCGTATTTAATTTTTAGAGAGGAATCTAAAAATGATTTCGGAATTGATGGTGAAGTTGAACTTACATCGGTTAATGAAGATAATAAGATTGAGGCAACAGGTCAGATTCTAAAAATTCAATTAAAATCAACTGTAAAGGGAGGTAGTTACATCGTTGATGAAAATGATGATTTTTTTAAATTTGTAGCTCAAAAAAATGATATTGACTATTGGAATAAGCATGTATTGTCCGTTATTTTGGTTGTTTATATCGAAAGAGAGGACAAACTTTATGCGAAAACGGTTGACAAGACTTTGGCAACTAATAAAAACAGTTTAAAGATATCTTTTGATAAGAAACTTAATTTATTAACTGAAAGACAAACTATTCTCAGCGAAGCAATCAACCAAAGCTTTGTGAACAGGGTTCAATTTGGGACTCGGGAGAAAATTTTTTCAAACATTTTCTCTATTGAATTTCCCAAATTTATATATAAATATGATTGTAAATTTAAAAGCAATATTGATATTTATAATATAATAAACGAAGAAGGAATTGATTTTCCAAAATTTACCATCAAATCAAATTTTCTATACACATTTACAGACTTAAAAATAATATCACCTACCATACTTGAAAAATTACTGAATAACAAAAAATCGGTAGAAACAAATGTACCACTACGATTTATTCAGTCAAAAAAAGAAAATAGGAATATAGTAACTGAAATTGTGAACTCAATACAATAA
- a CDS encoding AAA family ATPase, with the protein MSFKLLAIRPLKGCSRKFLKNLQVNQIYKFYAEAKFYSANEERIDDKISDLPVRTINFDETEYLPHNFFDNEKVSISAIVGKNGSGKSALIELFIVAINQLAARKIKEKELNSSAELQFLNKSGETVCCEIYYLINQKYYILNINRGIVELIELKSRLQIDLTEFFYTSILNYSIHSFNSSEAGQWIDKLFHKNDSYQIPVVLNPKREAGNYSGIIDINNENYLLHQRLISILVKNQFLSITENLIVDHIKLKLKDSRSFTILNTNSEKKITKFGSEKRRSENFFNVLEDQIGFIFTTKLAGKTKFYFNLKSLLTEFKKRFEIYHISLGTEQYRFDIYILYKIISICEKYHSFGKCIVEQGKDKNYEYLIINTNLFLNKFIDNNSHILLKLKQVINYYKEYDRIWRNVDQKLSLSHLKEIQPIINEEFLDHLPPPTFDICFMTKDNVDILKSISSGERQMIYTLTSIIYHIVNINSVNSFELIKYRNVNVILDEIELYFHPEFQRKFIERLLDILQNVKLDSIEGLNFLIITHSPFVLSDIPKQNILFLESKEGVSKPIEYKSDNTFAENIHEILNNGFFLSDTKGAFARGKIESFLKYYEKTSKEIERDVKLIEKYKAEYFHKRKSFVKLINLIGEDYIRTVLKNHLSQLDRILWREKSIEETEKEIEKLQEQLKKMKENGENSI; encoded by the coding sequence ATGAGTTTTAAACTACTTGCTATAAGGCCATTGAAAGGTTGTAGCCGAAAATTTTTGAAGAATCTTCAAGTTAATCAAATTTACAAATTTTACGCTGAGGCTAAATTCTATTCTGCTAATGAAGAAAGAATAGATGATAAAATATCTGACTTACCTGTCAGAACAATTAATTTTGATGAAACTGAATATTTACCTCACAATTTTTTCGACAACGAGAAAGTGTCAATTTCAGCAATTGTTGGAAAAAATGGGAGTGGTAAAAGTGCATTAATTGAACTGTTTATAGTTGCTATCAACCAATTAGCAGCTCGTAAAATTAAAGAAAAAGAACTTAATTCTTCTGCAGAATTACAATTTCTAAATAAATCTGGTGAGACAGTTTGTTGTGAAATTTATTATTTGATTAATCAAAAGTATTATATACTCAACATAAATAGAGGTATTGTAGAATTGATTGAACTGAAATCAAGACTTCAAATAGATTTGACTGAATTCTTTTATACAAGCATCTTAAATTATTCAATACATTCATTCAATTCATCAGAAGCAGGTCAGTGGATTGACAAATTATTTCATAAAAACGATTCCTATCAAATTCCCGTCGTACTTAATCCAAAAAGAGAGGCAGGTAACTATTCTGGTATTATTGATATTAATAATGAAAATTATCTTTTACATCAACGGTTAATTTCAATTCTGGTTAAAAACCAGTTTCTTTCAATTACGGAAAACCTAATTGTTGATCATATAAAATTAAAACTTAAAGATTCAAGATCCTTTACTATATTAAATACAAATTCCGAAAAGAAAATCACAAAATTCGGTTCGGAAAAACGAAGAAGCGAGAATTTTTTTAATGTTCTTGAAGATCAAATAGGTTTTATCTTTACAACTAAACTAGCAGGTAAAACAAAATTTTATTTTAATTTAAAATCTTTACTCACAGAATTTAAAAAAAGATTTGAAATTTATCATATTTCACTAGGCACAGAACAATATAGATTTGACATTTATATTCTCTACAAAATTATAAGCATTTGCGAAAAATATCACTCTTTTGGAAAGTGTATAGTAGAGCAGGGTAAGGACAAAAATTACGAATATTTAATAATCAATACAAATCTTTTTCTAAATAAATTTATTGACAACAACAGTCATATTCTTTTAAAATTGAAACAGGTTATAAATTATTATAAAGAGTATGATAGAATTTGGAGGAATGTTGATCAAAAATTAAGCTTAAGTCATTTAAAAGAAATACAACCAATAATCAATGAAGAATTTTTGGATCATCTTCCACCACCAACTTTTGATATTTGTTTTATGACCAAGGACAATGTCGATATACTGAAGAGTATTAGCTCTGGTGAAAGACAAATGATTTACACATTAACCTCTATTATTTATCATATAGTAAATATTAATTCTGTAAATAGTTTTGAGTTAATAAAGTATAGAAATGTAAATGTGATATTAGACGAAATAGAATTGTATTTCCATCCGGAGTTTCAACGTAAATTTATTGAAAGGCTATTAGATATCTTACAAAATGTAAAACTTGACTCAATAGAAGGATTGAACTTTCTGATTATTACTCATTCTCCGTTTGTTTTATCGGATATACCTAAGCAAAATATTTTATTTTTAGAATCAAAGGAAGGCGTATCAAAACCTATTGAATATAAATCTGACAATACTTTTGCAGAAAATATTCACGAAATATTGAATAATGGATTCTTTTTGTCCGACACAAAAGGGGCGTTTGCAAGAGGAAAAATAGAATCTTTTTTAAAGTATTATGAAAAAACTTCTAAAGAAATAGAAAGAGATGTTAAACTTATAGAAAAATATAAGGCGGAGTATTTTCATAAAAGAAAAAGTTTTGTCAAACTAATTAACCTTATTGGTGAAGACTATATTAGAACTGTTCTTAAGAATCATTTAAGTCAACTTGACAGAATATTGTGGAGAGAAAAATCAATTGAGGAAACAGAGAAAGAAATAGAAAAATTGCAGGAGCAATTAAAAAAAATGAAAGAAAATGGGGAGAATTCAATATAG
- a CDS encoding type IV toxin-antitoxin system AbiEi family antitoxin → MKHKNTSTQSNEILSFFNNKNKVCFEYKDALRVLSNSKENTVRKLLSDMTSRGLLMRIRDGVYYIIPYEENPETFMPDWHLLVKYLVKEAKHYIGYYSALQIHNLITQPSLKEQIVVAKQIRPSEVKIKNITFQFIYHNENHFFGEKKIWIDDFNKVLCSDIEKTIVDCLFKPDYAGGIVEVARAIYSTKEKLDYNKLLEYAIKFNSQAVVKRLGYLLELFEIETVIIEELQKLKTASYVVLDTELPKTGKRNSRWSIQQNLDTETIKSAMFT, encoded by the coding sequence ATGAAACATAAGAATACTTCAACACAATCTAATGAAATTCTTTCTTTTTTTAATAACAAAAATAAAGTTTGTTTTGAATATAAAGATGCTTTAAGAGTTTTATCTAATTCAAAAGAAAATACGGTTAGGAAATTACTCAGTGATATGACTTCCAGAGGGTTGTTGATGAGAATTAGAGATGGCGTGTATTATATTATTCCTTATGAAGAAAACCCGGAAACTTTTATGCCCGATTGGCATTTGCTTGTAAAATACTTAGTAAAAGAAGCCAAACATTACATAGGATATTATTCAGCTTTACAAATCCATAATTTGATAACACAACCATCATTAAAAGAACAAATTGTGGTTGCAAAACAAATCAGACCTTCTGAAGTAAAAATCAAAAACATAACCTTCCAGTTTATTTACCATAATGAAAACCATTTCTTCGGAGAAAAGAAAATATGGATTGATGATTTCAATAAAGTGTTATGTTCCGACATTGAAAAAACAATAGTAGATTGTCTATTCAAACCAGATTATGCTGGAGGAATTGTGGAAGTAGCAAGAGCAATATACAGCACAAAAGAAAAATTAGATTACAATAAACTTTTAGAGTATGCTATAAAATTCAATTCGCAAGCGGTAGTTAAAAGATTAGGATATCTTTTAGAACTCTTTGAAATTGAAACAGTAATCATTGAAGAACTTCAAAAACTAAAAACAGCTTCCTATGTAGTTCTAGATACCGAATTACCAAAGACAGGAAAAAGAAACAGCCGTTGGAGTATTCAACAAAATTTAGATACTGAAACCATTAAATCAGCCATGTTCACATGA
- a CDS encoding helix-turn-helix domain-containing protein yields MLTEIELKSIISSGEGYNAEFKLNFPSKVKEITEEICAFANAAGGTLLIGVDDKNNIKGISFDNSKRSSLQNSIGEISPSLHCDIYTVEIDGKEIVVIEVPSGESKPYVLSGAIYVRQGPNSQKLTTVEEMRDFFQQADRIYFDEAPCKTIDIKRDIPNENIRQFRELAGLNNAIDDEQVFSNLKLFIKDSFLKNGAVLFFAQDPEIFFEKAVVRCVAFEGIDKRFIIDDKIMTGTLYQQFLQSMEWLKGKLDVRYDIEGAGSKPRNELWEIPETVFKEAIINALAHRDYYEKGARITIELFSDRVEISNPGGLVSGIPRNEFGKRSLSRNPLIFGLFERIRMVEQIGSGIIRMNDLMEEANLTPPEFAMDGMFTVTLRRPFDFKKWVDRWVEKLTDNRVKILEEVHKDNRVTKKELEQKVGISASAIDNNIDALKELGLIEREGSDRGGYWRINYILP; encoded by the coding sequence ATGCTGACAGAAATTGAATTAAAATCCATCATTTCTTCAGGTGAGGGATATAATGCGGAATTTAAGTTAAATTTTCCTTCAAAGGTTAAAGAAATAACAGAAGAAATATGCGCTTTTGCTAATGCGGCAGGTGGTACACTTTTGATTGGTGTTGACGATAAAAATAATATCAAAGGAATATCTTTTGACAATTCCAAGCGTTCTTCTCTGCAAAATTCTATCGGGGAAATTTCTCCTTCTCTCCATTGTGATATTTATACTGTTGAAATTGATGGAAAAGAAATTGTTGTCATTGAAGTGCCTTCAGGAGAAAGCAAACCTTATGTTCTTTCAGGTGCGATCTATGTTCGACAAGGTCCAAATTCACAAAAATTGACGACGGTGGAAGAAATGAGAGATTTCTTTCAACAGGCAGATCGTATTTATTTTGATGAAGCTCCGTGCAAAACAATTGACATTAAACGGGATATTCCGAATGAAAATATTAGGCAGTTCAGAGAATTGGCGGGATTGAACAATGCAATTGATGATGAACAGGTTTTCAGTAATTTGAAACTCTTTATTAAAGATTCTTTTTTGAAAAATGGAGCAGTTTTATTTTTTGCTCAAGATCCCGAAATATTTTTTGAAAAGGCTGTAGTAAGATGTGTTGCGTTCGAAGGCATCGACAAAAGATTCATCATTGATGATAAAATAATGACCGGCACACTTTATCAACAGTTTTTACAAAGTATGGAGTGGCTAAAAGGAAAATTAGATGTCCGATACGATATAGAAGGTGCGGGTTCCAAACCAAGAAATGAACTGTGGGAAATTCCTGAAACTGTTTTTAAAGAAGCTATCATAAACGCATTAGCACACAGAGATTATTATGAAAAGGGTGCTCGGATTACTATTGAACTGTTTTCGGATAGAGTTGAAATTTCCAATCCGGGAGGTCTAGTAAGTGGTATTCCAAGAAATGAATTTGGTAAAAGAAGTTTAAGTAGAAATCCTCTTATTTTTGGTTTATTTGAAAGAATAAGAATGGTTGAGCAAATTGGTTCAGGAATCATTAGAATGAATGATTTAATGGAGGAAGCAAATTTGACTCCTCCCGAATTTGCAATGGATGGGATGTTTACTGTTACACTTAGAAGACCATTCGATTTCAAAAAGTGGGTAGATAGGTGGGTAGAAAAACTAACGGATAATAGAGTTAAAATTCTTGAAGAAGTTCATAAAGACAATAGAGTTACTAAAAAAGAATTAGAACAAAAAGTTGGTATAAGTGCCTCAGCAATAGATAACAACATAGATGCTTTAAAAGAATTGGGACTAATTGAAAGAGAAGGAAGCGATAGAGGTGGCTATTGGAGAATCAATTATATTTTACCTTAG
- a CDS encoding N-6 DNA methylase: MNTTSIIRSIRNIMRKDEGVDGDAQRISQMVWMLFMKIFADKEEEWKISRKEYKSPIPEKLKWQNWAADENGLTGDELISFINEELFPVLKTIEPTDTDQSVIIKSVFNDTYNYMKSGNLFRQVINEINKIDFSKNNKDRHVFNDIYETILKELQSAGSSGEYYTPRAVTQFMVDMINPQIGESILDPACGTGGFLTCSLVNLSKQKDFDETALIVQNSIRGIEKKPLPHLLCTTNLMLHGIEKPAITKGNLLSVKYDSWKNNDLVNIVLSNPPFGGQEENGIEKNFPEEFRTKETADLFLALIIKILKKNGRAAVVLPDGSLFGEGVKTRIKEELLRTCNLHTIIRLPNGVFNPYTAIKTNILFFEKGKATKETWYYEMPYPEEIKNYSASRPIDISHFDDIKKWWFNRNETEYAWKVPFKEIISRNFNLDIKNTNVLEQEKLYSTQELISILETSFHKSSELLNEIKKAFL, encoded by the coding sequence ATGAATACAACAAGTATAATAAGATCCATAAGAAACATAATGAGAAAAGACGAAGGCGTTGATGGTGATGCACAACGTATTTCACAAATGGTATGGATGCTTTTTATGAAAATTTTTGCAGATAAAGAAGAAGAATGGAAAATTTCAAGAAAAGAATACAAAAGTCCAATTCCTGAAAAATTAAAATGGCAAAACTGGGCTGCTGATGAGAATGGTTTAACAGGAGATGAACTAATTAGTTTTATTAATGAAGAATTATTTCCAGTACTAAAAACAATTGAACCTACAGACACAGACCAATCAGTAATAATAAAATCAGTCTTTAATGACACTTATAACTATATGAAAAGTGGTAATCTTTTCCGTCAAGTTATAAATGAAATTAATAAAATTGACTTTTCTAAAAATAACAAGGATAGGCATGTTTTTAATGATATTTATGAAACAATATTAAAAGAACTACAAAGTGCAGGTTCTTCAGGTGAGTATTATACTCCTAGAGCTGTAACTCAATTTATGGTTGATATGATTAATCCTCAAATTGGTGAAAGCATACTTGATCCAGCATGTGGAACAGGAGGTTTTTTAACTTGTTCTTTGGTAAATTTATCAAAACAAAAAGATTTTGATGAAACAGCATTAATAGTTCAAAACTCAATAAGAGGTATTGAGAAAAAACCACTACCTCATTTACTTTGCACAACAAATTTAATGCTTCATGGCATAGAAAAGCCCGCAATAACTAAAGGTAATTTATTGTCAGTTAAATATGATAGTTGGAAAAATAATGACTTGGTAAATATCGTCTTGTCAAATCCTCCTTTTGGAGGTCAAGAAGAAAATGGAATTGAAAAAAATTTTCCAGAAGAATTTAGAACAAAAGAAACAGCAGATTTATTCTTAGCATTAATTATTAAAATTTTAAAGAAAAATGGAAGAGCGGCTGTTGTTTTACCTGATGGATCATTATTTGGCGAGGGTGTAAAAACTAGAATAAAAGAAGAACTTTTAAGAACATGTAATCTACATACAATTATTAGGTTACCAAATGGAGTTTTCAATCCTTATACTGCTATTAAAACGAATATACTTTTTTTTGAAAAAGGAAAAGCAACTAAAGAAACGTGGTATTATGAAATGCCATATCCAGAGGAAATAAAAAACTATAGTGCTTCAAGACCAATTGACATTAGTCATTTTGATGATATCAAAAAATGGTGGTTTAATAGAAATGAGACTGAATATGCATGGAAAGTTCCTTTTAAGGAAATTATAAGTAGAAATTTCAATTTAGATATTAAAAACACTAATGTTTTAGAACAAGAAAAATTATATTCAACTCAAGAATTGATATCAATTTTAGAAACCTCTTTTCATAAAAGCAGTGAATTATTAAATGAAATCAAAAAAGCATTTCTATGA
- a CDS encoding argonaute/piwi family protein translates to MNDISELYTNCYLELIENTTGRPDIIILIIGKDVFKKIGTFTLGNVFHNLRRKIKADILATGKNIPIQIILENTIDGTKKSLQDLSMIAWNFCVAQYYKTANCTPWTIRDIDADTCYLGISFHKINEKGKNHLRSSIAQAFNKDGKGLVFTGKQFEWRSEKTKVVTPHLKYAYAKELIINVLNQYKLLNKHTPKRIVIHKTSDFWDAYVNPDYNELDGIVDGIKESLGEDIEYDLVTIKNSQLRLLRNSDYPVLRGTLLKVSNDKAFLYSNGFIPYYDTYPGAYVPMPLSVENIGETPIVEICQEILALTKMNFNNCSYCDGLPITIQFSKKVGEIIQYFPKDLENPPNKYFFYM, encoded by the coding sequence TTGAATGATATTTCTGAATTGTATACAAATTGTTATCTTGAATTGATAGAAAATACGACAGGAAGACCCGATATTATCATTCTTATTATAGGTAAAGATGTTTTTAAAAAAATTGGAACCTTCACTTTGGGAAATGTTTTTCACAATTTAAGACGAAAGATTAAGGCAGATATTTTGGCGACAGGAAAGAATATACCTATTCAAATTATCTTAGAGAATACGATTGATGGAACCAAAAAAAGTTTGCAGGATTTGTCGATGATTGCTTGGAATTTTTGCGTTGCTCAATACTACAAAACCGCAAATTGCACACCTTGGACGATTAGAGATATAGATGCAGATACTTGTTATTTAGGGATTAGTTTTCATAAAATTAATGAAAAAGGTAAAAATCATCTAAGATCGAGTATCGCACAAGCATTTAATAAGGATGGGAAAGGTTTGGTTTTTACAGGCAAACAGTTTGAATGGAGAAGCGAAAAAACTAAAGTGGTAACGCCGCACTTGAAATATGCATATGCTAAAGAGTTAATTATTAATGTTTTAAATCAATACAAACTATTAAATAAGCATACTCCAAAACGAATTGTCATTCATAAGACATCTGATTTTTGGGACGCGTATGTCAATCCGGATTATAATGAACTTGATGGTATCGTCGATGGAATTAAAGAATCTTTGGGTGAAGATATTGAATATGATTTAGTTACTATCAAAAATTCTCAATTAAGACTTTTGCGAAATAGCGATTATCCTGTTTTGCGCGGAACACTATTGAAGGTTAGTAACGACAAGGCATTTTTATACTCGAACGGATTTATACCTTACTACGATACTTATCCCGGAGCTTACGTGCCTATGCCTTTATCGGTTGAAAATATTGGAGAAACTCCGATTGTGGAGATTTGTCAAGAAATTCTAGCATTGACAAAAATGAATTTTAATAATTGTAGCTATTGTGATGGGCTACCAATAACTATTCAATTTTCAAAAAAAGTAGGAGAAATTATACAATATTTTCCTAAAGATTTGGAGAATCCTCCAAACAAATATTTTTTTTATATGTAA